The Rhododendron vialii isolate Sample 1 chromosome 3a, ASM3025357v1 nucleotide sequence TCTGCCAACGAAACCTCGACATTTCAATGGTCAAAGCACGTAGCCTGTAGAAATTCTCTGAAGAAATTTAATAAGACTTCAGCTTAACTTggactttctttttttaatcatcagCTTAGCTTGTATGATCCTATAAAATCGTCTACTATTGTTTAAAGAGAGGTTGGTGATGCAAAATTGTTACATTGTAATGTTACTCGAAAAGTGCAAGAATAAAATCAAGTTCCACAAACCTGGGATCCTTTTGTCGATAAGGAACAACATATGTGTTGTCCCTccaaaacgacgttgttttggTACAAGCACACCTATACAACAGCAACCCGTTATTTTGGTGTTCCatagtaagagcatctccaaagaTCGATGCTActataacaaaatcaaaatgaaattaTATTTGAAAAGTCGTGTCAGTAGAGTAAACTAGCTTGTTACATCACATTTGTTGTAGTTTTCtcacttttaattatttatttatttatcagcaaaagaaaaaatataatacGAATCAATACATGCAGATACATCATGGGGAAAACAGTAGCAGCAAAAAGCAAGTACAAAAGTTGAATAACACAAGAAGATAGAGAAAAAGGAAGGCAGAATCCTCTTGAATCCATTATCAACTGTATATATTGAACCCCACCTCATTCCTTCCCAACCATATGGATCTGAGCTTGATACTTGGGCTTGGTCCAGTAATTCGGGTGTTTTCTCAAACAAGTCAGCCTATTCTTTACTTAAGAGCCATTGCAGTACAACTCCTCTCACTGATTGGAAATGGGTTTGGAAAATTAATGCCTACCCGAgtgttatttattttgtttggctTGCTATTCAGGATAGGCTTGCTACTAAAGTTTTTCTTGCGATCCAAAATATTGCTGATAGTGATCTTAGTCCAGCTGGTTGCTCGGCTCAGGTGTCGACTTCTCATGTGCTAAGGGAGTGTGACTCTGCTCAACAGATGTGGTGTGGTGTCGGAGTCCCTTACACTGTTAGGAGGTCTTTTCTATGGTGcggtttatgaatttttgtaatcCAATATACAAGTTTTTTAGTGTTCAAACACGAGATTTTGTGATAATGTACAATTTTTTCCCCCATAGATCGGTAAATGTAGTTGCACACAATTTTGCAATTTCGGATTTGCGAGATTCTGGTATTCGTACTTGGATAGCTAGACCTCCTGATTGGTTATTGAATCTTCTATTGGACGATAATCATCTTCTTCGATGTACTGCTTCTTTTTTATCAATGAAAGTTTCTaccatttaaaaaataaaataaaataaaatacaaaagtaCGTGCATATCGTTCACCCCATTTTAGAGGTGTGATTTGTATCCGTGCCCTGTTTTCAAAACATGCAAAGGTCCGTAGAAAGTCTACGGTATCTATCTCAAGTTAGAAAAAGCATCCTTTAAGATTTGTAAGAATTACTGGAAATCATATGACCCATACGATGAAGAATCAAACTTTTGATTTGACAATATTGACTCTTGTTCCTGGGTTTACTTTTCACCTTCTCTCCACAGCTCCCTCCAGTCTCAAGACTCTATTTTCCTGCCATAAGCATCAATACCATCCCTCAACCATGGTAAGCTTCTTAATCTGTGTTTTGCTTCAACTATGTGATCAATTAGTAATATATATAGGATGCATGTGATGATTTTAATTACATGAATTAACTGAATTTCGAAACTCCGATACCACCAATCCGAACTCCGTGTTACTGATACAAACTCTGTTTTACATGTTAAGATGATCATTCACAAAGACAAACTCGACACGGTTTTAGCCGAGACGTCAATGGAAAACAAGTCTCTAATCATCGCCATGGTAAACAGAGCCTACGTGGAAGGGGACAGGTCGATGCTTGATCTGTTCATGGAGGGTTTCTGGCTCAGCGACTGTACATGGGGGTTGGTAGATCATCTTTTAATCGTGGCCGCAGATCAAGTATCGTACCAAAGGTGCATGTTTCTCCGGCTCCATTGCTACAGGCTTGAAACGGACGGTGTCGATTTCGATGGGGAGAAGATATACATGTCCAATGATTTTATCAAGATGATGTGGAGGAGGACTTTGTTTCTTGGGGATGTTCTCAAGCGTGGCTACAACTTCATCTACACGGTACGTATGTTTGATTGCATAGAAACTTGATTTCTTTTCCAAACATTCACGAGAATTCACACTAGTCTATAtcaaggagaaagagagaaaatactagactttttttttttccaaacattCATGAGAATTCAAACtttcccatatatatatatgagaaagtctacaatacacaccccttaagaGGATGTACAATATGCACTTATTTTatagttcattcataacattttagtgtgttttgtaacttttgttctagaatttatAACCTTTCAATAGTAcaatttgtaacattttcattatgattcataaagTTTGAGTGtatctcgtaacttttatacaattcgtaacattctctacaattcataacattttggggtatgcatataatacacactcaaataaggGGCGTGTATTATAGTCTTTCCCTATATATATTAGTAAATGAGACGAAAAATGATAGTTACAAAAATGTTCTACCTGAATAAAAGTTCGTAAGTACAGCCCGATAAATATTGATACCAATAATGCACGCATGTTTTGGGCCAAACCCTTTAGTTTactttaagtgtttttttttttttttttttttaattttttgacatCTAGCCCGCTCGTCAAGTTTTGGATGATATTTAACGATTCTTAAGGGTCAATTTGAGGAGAAGTCTACCATCTGACTTACCAAAACAAGTCTAATGCTTACACAAATCAATTTATTAACTAAATCCGATTGACTTGAGGGGTTCAAACAGTGAGATGCCAGTCAAGTTTCCTGTGATGAATGATGCAACCTAGTCTATGGGGAGTGAATCCCAGCGTAAAATTAAAGGGTGAAGCCTAAGTCCTAACGGATACCAGGTGAGATACCAAGCTTCCTTTGACAGAGTGGAACAAGCATTATCTAACATAATTGCATATTAATGTGCTTGGACAACTCTGCTTAAGAGCTTTGAGCGTTGTTGTTGTCTTTGCAACAACTTGTCTCTCTCTGTTTGTAATCAGAAATTTAGTAAACTTTGTTGTACCACTTTCAGACCTCAGAGATTTGTACATTGAAGTCGAGTTGACCATTTTATAGTCAGTGAACGATACACCACAAGTATCAGCAAAAAATCAGAATCCAATAAAATGACAAAGAAAAGCAGGCACGGTGAACAAACCTTGTGGTAGATACCATCTCGACAGAGTGTGTATTTTTCGAGGCAAGTACTCCAATCTCCTTGCCCCGGTTCACACCACCACAAGTCAATCACCTAAAAGCCAATTTCCAGTTCAGTACATGTATGAAAACAGATAATTATGCAAAtgtcttcctccaaaataggaAAACATGCCTATTTAGGACTCATTCTCAAATGATGTATGACCTGTGAATAAAAAGGAGAAATATGGGGAACATTGATCACCAACAGTGTTTTTGACAGGTTACTGGATTGGGATATTTGATCCCATTTATCCCATCTGAAGTTATGTCTTCTATTTACACTTTGTCTTATGTCACCTACTTAAAGTTCTCAATGATACAataacttcagtttttcatTTCTGGATCATGCAACTTTTGGAAACAataacttcagtttttcatTTCTGGATCATGCAACTTTTGGAAACAataacttcagtttttcatTTCTGGATCATGCAACTTTTGGAAATAAGTAATCTTCAGTGATTTAAGGAGACCAAAAAGTCGAATAGGAATCCATGAAGAAATAATCCGAGTTCTTAAAGAGTTCTGACCCCTTTTTCAGTGTATTTTCACCTTTTTATATAGCCTTGCATAAGCTTCCCATCGCTGTAGTTGGTCAGAAGATCTTCTATCAGCTACTGCTTCAGACGTTGTGAGTCCAAATCTGAAAGCAACAAGCAGTCCCCTTCCATCCTTATCCACCCTGGAAATGAAACCCTTGTAAAAAGATAATTAGAAAAGGAAAACCATGTACTTCCTGCATATAATATAAACCTGTCCAACCTGACAATAACAGCAGCAACTGACTTCCCTCTACTCTAAGGACTGGATGTCCAACTTTCAAAGAATTATATTTCCAAAATGTATTATCTTCAAAAGAACTTTGATCATCTATATCTTTTGCGAGAGATGACGATGCTGGTATTTCAGAATCACCAATGCTTCCGCTGGGAGGAGGCTTGTTCCCTGTTTCTTTATAAAGCAGTGCGCAGCAAGTCCATGCTCAGCACACTCGTGCATCCTCTACATTAACAGCAAGTATTTCTATCAGCTGAATAAAAATTGATCTGATTACAAGAATGCGATAAGACTGGCACCTGCGTTCTTATTTGAACTTCCAAAGGAGAGTTGTCAGGACCTTGTACAGCAGTGTGCAGAGACTGCGATTGGAAAAGGAAAGTCACTTTTGAGAACAGTTTTGAATATATTTATGTagatattcaaactcataccaACAAAGTGGAAACTGATATGACCTGTAAGCAAATCATTTGAAACTATACCTCCTTTCCAATGTATATTGACAGTTTGCTTAgataggaaaatattttcaacaatTAGGTCAATAATTATAGCATGCATTGATTTGAAAGTTTTCAAAATACCATGGCAGGGTTGCCTAAACTGAATAAACTCGTGATATTAGTAAGGCAGTTCATCTTCTGTACAAGATTACAACCAATGAAAAGGGAATTCTAACCTGATATCCACTTGGCTTTGGATTAACAATGTAATCATCAAATTCACCATCAATAGGGGTCCAAAACCTGCACAGAGGGGAAGGAAATGTTAGTGACTTCTCAGTCACTGACATGCAACCTAAGCATTCCTGAATGCCTTGAATTGTTATTGATTGATCTTATGAAACCCTTTCTCTCAGCattaacaagaaaaacaaaactgaaatACAGTCAGACAAccattaaaatacaaaaataaaataaaaaatcctgcTTCGCAAAGACAGAGGATCAGAAAGTTTTAGGTTTAATTCACCTATGCACAATGTTGAGAAGATTGTAACAACAATGAACTGCCTCTCCATGTAAAGTCTCATTCTTATCCCCAACAACTACCCTCAAAGCACGGGCATCATATACTTTATCAATCCCAACCTCTTTTCGTTTCATCTATGACAAGtgcaaataaaaacagaaagtcAAGTAAGGAAATTCAGGTGAGTACTCTATGAGGCTTACACAACCAAACTTCGGGCAATAAGATGAACTTAAACaaaagccacttcaaaagacAGATGTGAGAGCAGGCACAcacacacgagagagagagagagagagagagagagagagagagagagagagagagagagagagagagagagagagaggtggaatGCTATCACAAaggtaaaaagaaaagaaaatgagatggAAACACAGATCCATACTCCACAAAAGTGCCAGTCCCTCCATCTGGTAACAGGTTACTTCCAACAAATGACATTAAGATTTTAGACAGATAACGGTAAGATAGTAGGATTGAATTACCACTACAAGGGGAATATAATAAACAaaacgtgaatttttttttggataaatgtGAAATTAATATAACAGGATCACTTTTCATGACTGTGACAAAAATGTTAGAAGAATCCAGGTAACATTATAAAGATCATCTTTTGTGACCACTTGCCTTGTTAGATAGATAGACAAGCTAAGAACCACGAAACGAAGAAACTAAAAATGTTCACCTACATCAAGGCAAGATTGTTGACTTAAAGCATGGAGAGAACGATCTCAAGGCTAAATTAAAGGCCAAAAATGTTTACTTAAGCACGAAGAGAATGATCTGAAGGGAATGTGCAACATCACGAGATGGCTGTATCTCTTTGATGAATGCGGTATCGAAGTCTGGTTTCATTTGGAAAAGAGGACATTTTCGCCCAAAAAATTGTGAAGTATTCCTCGTAACGAAATCCCAGTGAAAATTTTGCATTTCGCTTTTGCAGTTGTCTTGAACTTCATGGTGGGTGCATGGTCTGTCAGTTTTTATTGTATGCGAAAAAATCCACCAATACCTTACTGTAGATCCTGTACAAGCTTTTTAAGCAGCTAGACAAAATGACTTCCATCCCTGGCACATAACTGCAACATAGAACAGAAAGCAAAGTCAAAGATGTGTTACCACAGTGCCAGCAATTGCTTCCAGATGTacaaaacatgatttttcaGAGTACCAATTATTCTAAAAATCAACAACAAGAATCTTGACAATGGATAGACAGAACATACGAAGTTGATATAAGTAACTCCCACTCAAGTGCTTCCTCACAACCAACAAGTGATGCTAAAGCAATTCCAGCATCCCTtacaacttttggttttgcttgagACTCTGAACTTGTTTTAAGATTATGAAGGAAGTTAATTCGTTATCTTCGATCAAGCAAGACATCAAATGGAAGCACACCCTGCAAAAGTTCCTGAAAAtagaatgcaaaataatttttttaggttaatgGCAAGAGAAAAATTACCCTGCAAATACACAATCAAAAGCAACATATCCAATTGTGAAAGAAGAAACTTCATATTACGTTCTCCTGAAGTGTTAGCACCTCTGCTACCACCACTTCAATCACAAACTTACGATTCCATGAAAGAATAAACTATGCCTTGTTGACAGCCGTTTGAGTTATGAAATTGCATCTAGCAAGTAGCAAGGCGAAGGCCACAGGATCTCTTATGGAAAAAATAATTGCAAAATCTTATTCCAAGTTAGAATCCTATCTATTTATCCACCTAATTCTGAAAGGGGAAACGGACTAGACATTTACAGAAGAAAGATACTCCAAGTTGCGTCTTAAATGACATGAGCGACCAGGTTCTGACCCATTTTAACAACCATAGGGCACAAGAATTGCAACTAGCACTCTCACCCTAATGCTTGCGTTGTCCTCATCTATTGACATGGACCTTTCGTAGGCAAGAGTGGAGTCTTTTCCAGTTGATGGCACAAGTGAGCTGGCTTTTGCAGGTATTCTTCGCAGATTGCCTGCCCTGTTGGTAGGGCTCCACATTAAAGCCAGGTCAGCTCGCATTCGACGGAAAATTTGAGGCTGCAACTATGATGCACAGAcacggacacggggacacggaaattctaaaaaaatggggacacggacactgcgggagacacgccacgtgtatatttatttatatttttttcaatttttgtccaaatataaatggcaaaatgtggacTAAACGAAAATtccatagttccaataccatttaaacaaaacaagacatccataagttcaatacaaccttattgaaaaattacaaaagagAAGTGAAATTGAGAGAACCATTTTAAAGTCCGAAGAACCGCATCAAGAAATACAAAGAACTCCATCTATTACCAACATGAAACAGCAAAAATCATGAAAGGAGCATAGAGCCGTTACATGGTCCTCATGTTATGCAGACGATCAGCAAGCTTGATCAGCTCCACACGTGGATCATCAACCCTGCCCTGGAGCATGACTCGTAAATTATTTGCCTGGAAGACAGTGCAAACCATCAGAAATAGAATATTAGAGCAGGCATAGGCAATGCATTCTCCTTTTGTACAAGAAAGAACGGTAATAGTCATACTTCTTCATCAACCAATATGTAGTTTGCTAAATGTAAAGCCACGATATTTTACAGATTGCCTTTACAAATCAAGCACAAATTTGGGATAGAAATGAACTCTTCTTTCATCCCTCCATTAAGTAACTCAGAAATCTATTTAAATACTCCATGGAAAACAAATTTGCACAACGGGAAGTACACAACATTTTGCGATGATCAGTTTTACAAACACAAGCAACGTGAAAAGTCAAGGTAGCATTAAACTATGAAAGAGGCAGGCAAATAGGACCAACAGTAGTTCATGTTAACAAGAGTAATCATTTTAAGAAACCTGAACCACCAAAATTGCAGATTAGGATGATAATCACTTTTCTATCCATAGAATACTGTAATGGGGATAAGGTCTTCACTCCACTTTGGATTATGCAACTGAAAAGCACCATACAGAATCACCAACAAGCATTACATCAGCACTACTACATTCTTTGGACTATTTTGTTAATATCACTAACGTATGTCATACGATTATCCCATCCAAAAATTTGGTTTCCCATGCAAACATTTGACCAAGGGGAAAACCAATGAAAGGAGTATATAAACCCATTGGGATTTACAGCTTCTGTTTTATAGCTTCAAACGATGGTACGTACCACTAaataaacttgtttttttatcaTGATAGAACAAAGTATATACACAGTCTTTCTAGTTTCTTTCCAGCTTGTTTCCACAGCTTGGCTGATAGTTAACTCCCTATACACAGAAAACTTACCGCTTCATGACCAAGGGTGCCGTGACTCATGTTAACCCTCCAGTGTCTCCTCAACAACTGCAGAACAAAGTTATCAGTTGACACAAGATGAATAACACAAACAGCATGAGAAAGGGCAGCAGCGCAATATCAAAGCATGCAAAATGAGTCAACGATGTATACGAACATGAATTACGATTTACCCACGTATTTGAATGAAAC carries:
- the LOC131321258 gene encoding uncharacterized protein At1g28695-like, yielding MENKSLIIAMVNRAYVEGDRSMLDLFMEGFWLSDCTWGLVDHLLIVAADQVSYQRCMFLRLHCYRLETDGVDFDGEKIYMSNDFIKMMWRRTLFLGDVLKRGYNFIYTVTGLGYLIPFIPSEVMSSIYTLSYVTYLKFSMIQ